A single window of Chloracidobacterium sp. DNA harbors:
- a CDS encoding ATP-binding protein, whose amino-acid sequence MNDNPHNRILADLAAAHFVGRDDELSRIIERARSKTASGIDLLATPGAGTTELLRQAFDRLFGEQGDVIPIYFAVRTSDKGPLEAARRFAHDILKQTVAFRRSDPSIIEASPGMRELAELAAPEDAYWVDRLVEAYYADSDAADEPSYIRMLLSTPLRALAQGVRMFLMVDDLHLTQFMADGANFLGEISDIYEGSATTYAFAGARRMMFGRGKGAVMRIDDFQNGAASQMVAATAERYGVEINDETCDLIAEQLNGNPRYTARLFASAAECGEDFLSFKAVESLYCDEIFGGRIGRGIDAGLEAAVPESSMCNTARLLAETLASDGRKTTLTNWRRRLGVAGPEFRAAINRLNALEYISLRSGYIYAEPENMPLSDHIRGVARLDAGESRAQVVGEALAEFVKRAPAVMARAYRRNAAFGLRSLLAQFDCQDIPAELIDYAIFDERVKGLSDKDSDTAVAESSEMFKLPHIVYTANTAAFYPHISELIDDERSVIALGFEETNYREDTVWIAAEIESKLEAARDHTEFWLDRLEMAALSCNFLKYKIWLIAPEGFSPEAREVLSERNAFGSSRRQAEMLSDRLGNKASSADTGRGDEFELVIPMGDNTEMIAAHAVEEIAKRAGFSAKAVRQIKTALVEACINATEHSLSPDRRIYQRITADSDKLAITIANRGLRLADKVAPEIVPDQGRRGWGLKLMKGLMDEVRIEQSDDGTRITLVKYRTA is encoded by the coding sequence GATACCCATCTATTTTGCCGTGCGAACTTCGGACAAAGGCCCGCTCGAGGCCGCAAGGCGGTTTGCCCACGACATTTTGAAACAGACAGTGGCTTTTCGCCGCAGCGATCCTTCGATAATCGAGGCTTCACCCGGGATGCGCGAGCTTGCCGAGCTCGCCGCTCCCGAGGACGCGTATTGGGTTGACCGTCTGGTCGAGGCTTACTACGCTGACTCTGACGCGGCCGACGAACCCTCGTATATTCGGATGCTCCTGAGCACACCGCTGAGGGCGTTGGCCCAGGGTGTCAGGATGTTTTTGATGGTCGATGACCTTCACCTGACTCAGTTTATGGCCGACGGCGCTAACTTCTTGGGCGAGATCAGCGACATTTACGAAGGCTCGGCGACGACATACGCATTTGCAGGTGCCCGGCGGATGATGTTCGGCCGGGGCAAAGGGGCCGTGATGCGGATCGACGATTTTCAGAATGGTGCGGCCTCGCAAATGGTCGCCGCGACTGCCGAGCGATATGGTGTCGAGATCAACGATGAGACTTGCGATCTGATCGCCGAGCAACTAAACGGCAACCCGCGATACACAGCCAGGCTATTTGCCTCGGCGGCCGAGTGCGGAGAGGACTTTTTGAGTTTCAAAGCGGTCGAGAGCCTGTACTGCGACGAGATATTTGGCGGCCGGATCGGCCGCGGCATCGATGCCGGGCTCGAGGCGGCCGTACCGGAAAGCTCAATGTGTAACACCGCAAGGCTTCTGGCTGAAACGCTTGCCTCAGACGGCCGCAAGACGACGCTCACAAATTGGCGCAGGCGTCTCGGGGTCGCGGGGCCGGAGTTTCGTGCGGCGATCAACCGTCTGAACGCTCTGGAGTATATCAGCCTGCGGTCCGGATACATTTATGCCGAGCCCGAAAATATGCCGCTTTCTGACCACATTCGCGGTGTTGCGCGGCTTGATGCCGGCGAATCGCGTGCGCAAGTGGTCGGCGAGGCTCTGGCCGAATTCGTCAAACGGGCTCCGGCCGTGATGGCGAGAGCTTACAGGCGAAATGCTGCTTTCGGGCTGCGATCGCTGCTGGCACAATTTGACTGTCAGGATATACCTGCCGAGTTGATCGACTACGCCATATTCGACGAGCGCGTCAAAGGATTGTCCGACAAGGATTCTGACACTGCCGTGGCCGAAAGCTCCGAGATGTTCAAGCTGCCGCACATCGTTTACACGGCAAATACAGCGGCATTCTACCCGCATATTTCTGAGTTGATTGACGACGAGAGATCGGTGATCGCCCTCGGCTTTGAGGAGACCAACTACCGCGAAGACACCGTCTGGATCGCCGCCGAGATCGAATCAAAGCTCGAGGCCGCCCGCGACCACACCGAGTTTTGGCTTGATCGTCTCGAAATGGCGGCACTGTCGTGCAACTTTCTCAAATACAAGATCTGGCTCATCGCTCCCGAGGGGTTTTCGCCCGAGGCTCGCGAGGTGTTGAGCGAACGAAATGCCTTTGGGTCATCTCGTCGCCAGGCCGAGATGCTCTCTGATCGGCTTGGTAATAAGGCATCGTCAGCCGACACCGGGCGAGGCGACGAATTCGAGTTGGTGATCCCGATGGGCGACAATACCGAGATGATCGCCGCCCACGCTGTCGAGGAGATCGCCAAGCGGGCCGGATTTTCCGCTAAGGCCGTCCGGCAGATCAAGACCGCTCTCGTCGAGGCGTGCATCAACGCAACCGAACATTCCCTAAGCCCCGACCGCCGCATCTATCAGCGAATAACGGCAGATAGCGACAAACTTGCGATCACCATCGCCAATCGCGGCCTGCGACTCGCTGACAAGGTCGCTCCCGAAATAGTGCCCGACCAAGGCCGCCGCGGATGGGGCCTCAAACTGATGAAAGGCCTTATGGACGAAGTCCGTATCGAACAATCCGACGACGGCACCCGCATCACACTCGTAAAATACCGCACCGCGTAA